Below is a window of Demequina muriae DNA.
GAACGCCGCTGCGCGCTCCTTGAGGAGCAGGTACATGGACATGTTCGCCCGCACCGACTCCCACACGCCCGTGATGTCCTCGGTGCGTGAGGGCTTGTAGTCGAAGTGGCGGGGGCCGTCGTAGCTCGGGCCGCCGTTGGGGCCGCCGTTCTCGAGCAGGTCGACCAGCGAGAAGGCGTTGTGCAGGTCGCCGTGGCCGAAGACCAGGTCCTGGTCGTACTTGATGCCGCGCTGGCCGTTCAGGTCGATGTGGAACAGCTTGCCGTGGTACAGCGCCTGAGCGATGCCCGCGGTGAAGTTCAGCCCGGCCATCTGCTCGTGGCCGACCTCGGGGTTGAGGCCCACGAGTTCCGGACGCTCGAGGGAGTTGATGAACGCAAGTGCGTGTCCCACCGTCGGCAACAGGATGTCGCCGCGGGGCTCATTGGGCTTGGGCTCGATCGCGAACTTGATGTCGTAGCCCTTGTCGGTGACGTAGTCGCCGAGCACGTTCACAGCCTCGCGGTAGCGCTCGAGAGCGGCGCCCACGTCCTTGGCCGAATCGTACTCCGCGCCCTCGCGGCCGCCCCACATCACAAAGGTCTTCGCGCCCAGCTCTGCCGCCAGATCGATGTTGCGCAGCACCTTGCGCATCGCGAAGCGACGCACGCCGCGGTCGTTCGAGGTGAAGCCGCCGTCCTTGAAGACGGGGTGCGAGAAGAGGTTGGTGGTGACCATCTCGACCACGATGCCCGTGTCCGAGCATGCGCCCTTGAGGTCGTCGATCGCCTTGGTGCGATCGGCGTCCGAGGAGCCGAACGGGAAGACGTCGTCGTCGTGGAACGTGATGCCCCAGGCACCGGCTTCCGCCAGTCCATGGATGGCTTCAACGGTGTCCAGGCGGGGGCGGGTGGCGGGACCGAAGGGGTCCTGTGCTTCCCAGCCAAGGGTCCAGAGGCCGAACGAGAAC
It encodes the following:
- the xylA gene encoding xylose isomerase, with protein sequence MAPTPTREDKFSFGLWTLGWEAQDPFGPATRPRLDTVEAIHGLAEAGAWGITFHDDDVFPFGSSDADRTKAIDDLKGACSDTGIVVEMVTTNLFSHPVFKDGGFTSNDRGVRRFAMRKVLRNIDLAAELGAKTFVMWGGREGAEYDSAKDVGAALERYREAVNVLGDYVTDKGYDIKFAIEPKPNEPRGDILLPTVGHALAFINSLERPELVGLNPEVGHEQMAGLNFTAGIAQALYHGKLFHIDLNGQRGIKYDQDLVFGHGDLHNAFSLVDLLENGGPNGGPSYDGPRHFDYKPSRTEDITGVWESVRANMSMYLLLKERAAAFRADPEVQEALTEARVYELGQPTMGEGETYDGLLADRSAYEDFNADEYFGGKGFGFVRLQQLASEHLMGAR